The proteins below come from a single Anguilla rostrata isolate EN2019 chromosome 3, ASM1855537v3, whole genome shotgun sequence genomic window:
- the her8a gene encoding hairy-related 8a isoform X2: MTASSMGSLSERNFNAKEERKLRKPLIEKRRRERINCSLEQLKGIMVDAYNLDQSKLEKADVLEITVQHMEGLQRGQGPAGPGCSLGLESHQRYSRGYIQCMHEVHNLLLNCPSMDKTLGARLLNHLLKSLPHISAKTVSTSNTSNNDIIGSMGNCSPLPASATHCPLSLPLAAFQPNPLNPQTSPSPPPPPSPSPASPQLSPRSHEATEGSGGGREVMPPSTPNSHSPILHSGLLLPVLPLLIPGGDPSMWRPW, from the exons ATGACAGCATCCAGTATGGGTAGTCTTTCAGAAAGGAATTTCAACGcgaaggaagagaggaag CTGCGGAAGCCCTTGATTGAAAAGAGGCGCCGGGAGCGAATCAACTGCAgcctggagcagctgaaggGTATCATGGTGGATGCCTATAATCTTGAT CAATCAAAGCTGGAGAAGGCAGATGTCCTGGAGATCACAGTACAGCACATGGAAGGTCTGCAAAGGGGTCAAGGGCCAG CAGGTCCAGGGTGCAGCTTGGGGCTGGAATCTCACCAGCGTTACAGCCGTGGTTATATCCAGTGCATGCATGAGGTGCACAATCTTTTGCTTAACTGCCCTAGCATGGACAAGACCTTGGGTGCACGCCTGCTCAACCACCTGCTCAAGTCTCTCCCTCACATCAGTGCAAAGACCGTCAGCACTTCTAACACCAGCAACAATGACATTATTGGTAGCATGGGCAACTGCAGCCCCCTCCCAGCCTCTGCAACTCATTGCCCACTGTCACTCCCCTTAGCAGCTTTCCAGCCCAACCCCCTGAACCCCCAAACTTCTccttcaccacccccacccccgtccccatCTCCAGCTAGCCCCCAGCTCTCCCCCAGGTCCCACGAGGCAACAGAGGGTAGTGGTGGTGGCAGGGAAGTTATGCCACCCTCCACCCCTAACTCTCACTCCCCCATCCTCCACTCAGGCCTACTTCTTCCTGTCTTACCCCTATTAATCCCAGGAGGAGATCCCTCCATGTGGAGGCCATGGTAA
- the her8a gene encoding hairy-related 8a isoform X1 — MTASSMGSLSERNFNAKEERKLRKPLIEKRRRERINCSLEQLKGIMVDAYNLDQSKLEKADVLEITVQHMEGLQRGQGPGIQVSNSCPGCSLGLESHQRYSRGYIQCMHEVHNLLLNCPSMDKTLGARLLNHLLKSLPHISAKTVSTSNTSNNDIIGSMGNCSPLPASATHCPLSLPLAAFQPNPLNPQTSPSPPPPPSPSPASPQLSPRSHEATEGSGGGREVMPPSTPNSHSPILHSGLLLPVLPLLIPGGDPSMWRPW; from the exons ATGACAGCATCCAGTATGGGTAGTCTTTCAGAAAGGAATTTCAACGcgaaggaagagaggaag CTGCGGAAGCCCTTGATTGAAAAGAGGCGCCGGGAGCGAATCAACTGCAgcctggagcagctgaaggGTATCATGGTGGATGCCTATAATCTTGAT CAATCAAAGCTGGAGAAGGCAGATGTCCTGGAGATCACAGTACAGCACATGGAAGGTCTGCAAAGGGGTCAAGGGCCAGGTATCCAGGTTTCAAACAGCT GTCCAGGGTGCAGCTTGGGGCTGGAATCTCACCAGCGTTACAGCCGTGGTTATATCCAGTGCATGCATGAGGTGCACAATCTTTTGCTTAACTGCCCTAGCATGGACAAGACCTTGGGTGCACGCCTGCTCAACCACCTGCTCAAGTCTCTCCCTCACATCAGTGCAAAGACCGTCAGCACTTCTAACACCAGCAACAATGACATTATTGGTAGCATGGGCAACTGCAGCCCCCTCCCAGCCTCTGCAACTCATTGCCCACTGTCACTCCCCTTAGCAGCTTTCCAGCCCAACCCCCTGAACCCCCAAACTTCTccttcaccacccccacccccgtccccatCTCCAGCTAGCCCCCAGCTCTCCCCCAGGTCCCACGAGGCAACAGAGGGTAGTGGTGGTGGCAGGGAAGTTATGCCACCCTCCACCCCTAACTCTCACTCCCCCATCCTCCACTCAGGCCTACTTCTTCCTGTCTTACCCCTATTAATCCCAGGAGGAGATCCCTCCATGTGGAGGCCATGGTAA
- the her8a gene encoding hairy-related 8a isoform X3, which produces MTASSMGSLSERNFNAKEERKLRKPLIEKRRRERINCSLEQLKGIMVDAYNLDQSKLEKADVLEITVQHMEGLQRGQGPGPGCSLGLESHQRYSRGYIQCMHEVHNLLLNCPSMDKTLGARLLNHLLKSLPHISAKTVSTSNTSNNDIIGSMGNCSPLPASATHCPLSLPLAAFQPNPLNPQTSPSPPPPPSPSPASPQLSPRSHEATEGSGGGREVMPPSTPNSHSPILHSGLLLPVLPLLIPGGDPSMWRPW; this is translated from the exons ATGACAGCATCCAGTATGGGTAGTCTTTCAGAAAGGAATTTCAACGcgaaggaagagaggaag CTGCGGAAGCCCTTGATTGAAAAGAGGCGCCGGGAGCGAATCAACTGCAgcctggagcagctgaaggGTATCATGGTGGATGCCTATAATCTTGAT CAATCAAAGCTGGAGAAGGCAGATGTCCTGGAGATCACAGTACAGCACATGGAAGGTCTGCAAAGGGGTCAAGGGCCAG GTCCAGGGTGCAGCTTGGGGCTGGAATCTCACCAGCGTTACAGCCGTGGTTATATCCAGTGCATGCATGAGGTGCACAATCTTTTGCTTAACTGCCCTAGCATGGACAAGACCTTGGGTGCACGCCTGCTCAACCACCTGCTCAAGTCTCTCCCTCACATCAGTGCAAAGACCGTCAGCACTTCTAACACCAGCAACAATGACATTATTGGTAGCATGGGCAACTGCAGCCCCCTCCCAGCCTCTGCAACTCATTGCCCACTGTCACTCCCCTTAGCAGCTTTCCAGCCCAACCCCCTGAACCCCCAAACTTCTccttcaccacccccacccccgtccccatCTCCAGCTAGCCCCCAGCTCTCCCCCAGGTCCCACGAGGCAACAGAGGGTAGTGGTGGTGGCAGGGAAGTTATGCCACCCTCCACCCCTAACTCTCACTCCCCCATCCTCCACTCAGGCCTACTTCTTCCTGTCTTACCCCTATTAATCCCAGGAGGAGATCCCTCCATGTGGAGGCCATGGTAA